From Spea bombifrons isolate aSpeBom1 chromosome 6, aSpeBom1.2.pri, whole genome shotgun sequence, a single genomic window includes:
- the SEC61A1 gene encoding protein transport protein Sec61 subunit alpha codes for MGIKFLEVIKPFCAILPEIQKPERKIQFKEKVLWTAITLFIFLVCCQIPLFGIMSSDSADPFYWMRVILASNRGTLMELGISPIVTSGLIMQLLAGAKIIEVGDTPKDRALFNGAQKLFGMIITIGQAIVYVMTGMYGDPSEMGAGICLLITIQLFVAGLIVLLLDELLQKGYGLGSGISLFIATNICETIVWKAFSPTTVNTGRGTEFEGAIIALFHLLATRTDKVRALREAFYRQNLPNLMNLIATIFVFAVVIYFQGFRVDLPIKSARYRGQYNTYPIKLFYTSNIPIILQSALVSNLYVISQMLSARFSGNLLVNLLGTWSDTSTGGPARAYPVGGLCYYLSPPESFGSVLDDPVHAAVYIVFMLGSCAFFSKTWIEVSGSSAKDVAKQLKEQQMVMRGHRETSMVHELNRYIPTAAAFGGLCIGALSVLADFLGAIGSGTGILLAVTIIYQYFEIFVKEQSEVGSMGALLF; via the exons ATGGGCA TCAAATTTCTTGAAGTAATCAAACCCTTCTGCGCAATATTGCCAGAAATCCAAAAACCAGAACGAAAG AtccaatttaaagaaaaagtactATGGACAGCAATCACTCTCTTTATCTTCTTAGTATGTTGTCAG ATCCCCCTCTTTGGTATAATGTCTTCAGACTCTGCGGATCCCTTTTACTGGATGAGAGTAATCTTGGCGTCCAACAGAG GTACTTTGATGGAGCTCGGTATCTCTCCTATCGTCACATCCGGTCTCATTATGCAGCTTCTGGCTGGAGCTAAAATTATCGAAGTCGGAGACACTCCTAAAGACAGGGCGCTGTTCAACGGAGCCCAGAAAC TGTTTGGTATGATTATCACCATCGGCCAGGCCATTGTGTACGTCATGACTGGGATGTACGGTGATCCATCTGAGATGGGCGCTGGTATCTGTCTGCTCATCACTATCCAG CTTTTCGTTGCCGGGCTTATAGTGTTGCTTCTGGATGAGCTGCTGCAGAAGGGTTATGGTCTGGGCTCTGGAATCTCCCTCTTCATTGCTACTAACATCTGTGAGACCATTGTTTGGAAGGCCTTCAGTCCAACCACCGTGAACACTGGCAGAG GTACTGAATTCGAGGGGGCAATCATTGCTCTATTCCACCTACTCGCCACTCGTACAGATAAAGTGCGCGCTCTCCGCGAGGCCTTCTACCGCCAGAACCTGCCCAACCTCATGAACCTCATCGCTACTATCTTTGTCTTTGCGGTAGTGATATATTTCCAG GGCTTCCGAGTTGATCTCCCAATCAAGTCTGCACGCTACCGTGGCCAGTACAACACGTACCCCATTAAACTCTTCTACACTTCCAACATCCCCATCATCCTGCAGTCTGCACTGGTCTCCAATCTGTATGTGATATCCCAGATGCTGTCTGCCCGTTTCAGCGGCAATCTTCTTGTCAACCTCCTGGGTACATGGTCG GACACTTCCACCGGGGGTCCTGCCCGTGCCTACCCTGTTGGTGGGCTTTGCTATTACCTGTCTCCGCCGGAGTCGTTCGGTTCGGTACTGGATGATCCGGTTCATGCTGCTGTTTATATCGTCTTTATGCTGGGCTCCTGTGCCTTCTTCTCTAAGACCTGGATTGAAGTATCTGGATCTTCTGCAAAGGAT GTGGCTAAGCAGCTGAAGGAGCAGCAGATGGTGATGAGAGGACACAGAGAGACCTCTATGGTGCACGAGCTCAACAG GTACATCCCAACGGCTGCTGCTTTTGGTGGGCTTTGTATCGGAGCCCTCTCCGTCCTTGCGGACTTCCTTGGAGCGATCGGTTCGGGAACTGGAATCTTGCTGGCTGTCACAATTATCTACCAATACTTTGAGATCTTCGTCAAAGAGCAGAGTGAAGTAGGAAGCATGGGAGCGCTGCTCttctaa